The proteins below are encoded in one region of Sinorhizobium meliloti:
- a CDS encoding S41 family peptidase, which yields MHAKMPGGLLAGFLLLLVPTQGFGLDLPRSGHPIFDRVVTLVADNFHDPSALDGFGAAVRQELDGGDPLNAKSTEPRVDAAIERILASLDASHTARFTQDSIAYYELADIFRYAIRHDMKRLFPPDGRASYAGVGMVTRMENGLPFVSDVYDGSPADKAGIRVGDEVLSVDGAPYREIESFRGRTGQKVEIRLSRNAGAQPFTTSVAVERLRPLPTFEKAIENSVSVNVSDGRRIGYLRLWTLSSPDGLDIAARELATGRLKDADGVVVDLRGRWGGGPPDAAELFVGDTPNFRLISRSGKDMLANVRWRRPVVAIIDEGSRSGLELFAYALKANGIPLVGTRTAGALLAGRAYLLPDDSMLELAVSDAVIDDGVRLEGRGVEPDVPVPFALPYAGGRDPQREAAMEEMRRILAKG from the coding sequence ATGCACGCGAAGATGCCCGGGGGCCTGTTGGCCGGGTTCCTGCTTCTCCTCGTTCCCACCCAAGGCTTCGGCCTCGACCTGCCGCGTTCGGGTCATCCGATATTCGACCGCGTCGTCACGCTCGTCGCCGACAACTTTCACGATCCCTCAGCGCTCGACGGCTTTGGCGCAGCGGTACGGCAGGAACTCGATGGCGGCGACCCGCTGAACGCGAAGAGCACGGAGCCCCGTGTCGATGCTGCGATCGAGAGAATCCTCGCGAGCCTCGACGCGTCGCACACGGCCCGCTTCACGCAGGATTCGATTGCCTATTACGAACTCGCCGACATATTCCGTTACGCTATCCGCCACGACATGAAGCGGCTGTTCCCGCCGGATGGCCGGGCCAGCTATGCCGGGGTCGGCATGGTTACCCGGATGGAAAACGGCCTGCCGTTCGTCAGCGACGTCTATGACGGCTCGCCTGCGGACAAGGCGGGTATCCGGGTGGGCGACGAGGTTCTGTCCGTGGATGGCGCGCCGTATCGCGAAATCGAATCCTTCCGCGGCAGGACCGGGCAAAAGGTGGAGATCCGCCTGAGCCGCAATGCCGGCGCACAACCCTTTACGACCAGTGTCGCGGTCGAGCGGCTACGGCCTTTGCCCACATTCGAAAAGGCGATCGAGAACAGCGTGTCCGTCAATGTGAGCGATGGGCGGCGCATCGGTTATCTGCGTCTTTGGACGCTCTCCAGTCCCGACGGACTCGATATCGCAGCACGGGAACTGGCGACCGGCCGTCTCAAGGACGCCGATGGCGTCGTCGTCGATCTGCGCGGACGCTGGGGCGGCGGCCCGCCCGACGCGGCGGAGCTCTTCGTCGGCGATACGCCGAACTTCAGGCTGATCTCGCGCAGTGGCAAGGATATGCTCGCCAATGTCCGCTGGCGCCGCCCGGTCGTCGCCATCATAGACGAGGGGTCGAGAAGCGGCCTCGAACTCTTCGCCTATGCGCTGAAGGCCAATGGAATCCCGCTCGTCGGGACGCGCACGGCGGGCGCGCTTCTTGCCGGTCGCGCCTATCTCCTGCCGGACGACAGCATGCTGGAGCTTGCGGTTTCCGATGCGGTAATCGACGACGGCGTGCGGCTGGAGGGGCGCGGCGTCGAACCGGACGTACCCGTTCCGTTCGCCCTGCCCTACGCCGGCGGACGCGACCCGCAGCGCGAAGCCGCCATGGAAGAGATGCGGCGCATCCTCGCCAAAGGCTGA
- a CDS encoding site-2 protease family protein, whose product MAWSFSIGTIAGTAIRVHVTFALLLIWIWLMHYRIGGTPAAMEGIAFIVAVFVCVVLHEFGHIAAARRFGIKTPDITLLPIGGVARLERMPEEPGQEFVIAIAGPLVNVAIAAVLIAILGSSGMEQIAGVEDPQSGFLARLAGVNVFLVIFNMIPAFPMDGGRVLRAALASRLTWSRATQIAATIGQGLAFVFGFVGLFYNPLLIFIAIFVYLAATAEAQNAQIREISGSVMISDVMITEFATLDRSATIDDAIDTLLATTQREFPVVDAAGHFEGLLTRDDMIRALKEKGPSTPVVAAMRRGLPTIHHRKRLEESLRLMQESHSPAIAVLDGSNHLVGLMTHETIGEMMMVRAAAPGRVRFGHLRQTGSRS is encoded by the coding sequence ATGGCTTGGTCCTTCAGCATCGGAACGATTGCCGGCACGGCAATTCGCGTGCACGTGACCTTCGCGCTGCTTCTGATCTGGATATGGTTGATGCACTACCGGATCGGCGGGACACCGGCTGCGATGGAGGGGATTGCTTTTATCGTCGCCGTCTTCGTCTGCGTCGTGCTCCACGAGTTCGGCCACATCGCCGCGGCGCGGCGTTTCGGGATCAAGACGCCGGACATAACGCTGCTGCCGATCGGCGGCGTCGCCAGACTCGAGCGCATGCCGGAAGAGCCCGGCCAGGAATTCGTGATCGCCATCGCCGGCCCTCTGGTCAATGTGGCGATTGCCGCGGTGCTCATCGCCATCCTCGGCAGCTCGGGCATGGAGCAGATAGCGGGCGTCGAAGACCCCCAGAGCGGATTTCTGGCAAGGCTCGCCGGCGTCAATGTTTTCCTCGTGATCTTTAATATGATTCCCGCCTTCCCAATGGACGGCGGCCGCGTGTTGCGGGCCGCACTCGCCTCGCGGCTCACCTGGTCGCGTGCGACCCAGATCGCCGCAACGATCGGCCAGGGCCTTGCCTTCGTCTTCGGCTTCGTCGGCCTGTTCTACAATCCTCTGCTTATCTTCATCGCCATCTTCGTCTATCTGGCCGCAACGGCGGAAGCCCAGAACGCTCAGATCCGCGAGATCTCCGGCAGCGTGATGATCTCAGATGTGATGATCACCGAATTCGCGACCCTCGACCGCTCGGCGACCATCGACGACGCCATCGACACGCTGCTTGCCACCACGCAGCGCGAATTTCCGGTGGTCGATGCCGCGGGCCACTTCGAGGGACTGCTGACGCGCGACGACATGATCCGCGCTCTGAAGGAGAAAGGCCCGTCGACACCGGTGGTCGCCGCGATGCGCCGCGGCCTCCCGACGATCCATCATCGCAAACGCCTCGAGGAAAGCCTGCGGCTCATGCAGGAATCCCATTCGCCGGCCATCGCCGTCCTGGACGGCTCCAACCACCTCGTCGGGCTGATGACGCACGAAACGATCGGCGAGATGATGATGGTGCGTGCGGCCGCCCCGGGCCGCGTCCGGTTCGGCCACCTGCGGCAGACCGGAAGCCGAAGCTGA
- a CDS encoding anthrone oxygenase family protein, which yields MLVTVEVLTIVLVAIATALALAHALELPGKLRLPRDVYQAIQAIYYPGFTIGGAAEPAALLLTAALLFLMPSGTAAFWLTVGAFAGLLAMHAAYWILTHPVNNFWLKDTQLGGTGARFFAFGAPRASAAADKEDWTALRDRWERSHVVRAVLGLVSLVLLATAIAL from the coding sequence ATGCTCGTGACGGTAGAAGTTCTCACGATCGTCCTGGTCGCGATAGCAACGGCATTGGCCCTTGCCCATGCGCTCGAATTGCCGGGCAAATTGCGATTGCCTAGGGACGTGTATCAGGCGATCCAGGCAATCTACTATCCGGGATTCACCATCGGGGGCGCGGCAGAGCCGGCGGCGCTGCTTCTGACTGCCGCTCTCCTCTTTCTCATGCCGAGCGGGACGGCGGCCTTCTGGCTGACAGTCGGCGCATTCGCCGGATTGCTGGCGATGCATGCCGCGTACTGGATCCTGACGCACCCGGTGAACAACTTCTGGCTCAAGGATACGCAACTGGGAGGAACGGGCGCCCGCTTTTTCGCTTTCGGCGCCCCTCGCGCTTCTGCTGCCGCGGACAAGGAGGACTGGACCGCCCTGCGGGACCGCTGGGAGCGGTCCCACGTTGTGCGGGCCGTTCTCGGCCTCGTAAGCCTCGTATTGCTCGCAACGGCGATAGCTCTCTGA
- a CDS encoding ABC transporter permease — MAITLDRAVGQRDRGWLSFLLASQAFWVLVAVILACLFLSVATDSFATAKNLYNITRNFTFVAIIALGMTLVIITGGIDLSVGSVLCLCSMVLAVVMHAGYGIEVGIAASIGTALVAGAFNGVMIAYLGFPPFVITLGMLSIARSLAMVASNNTVVFEFGPDHDTLLALGGGAWFLGIANPVLYMIVLALLTGFVLRWTKFGRYVFAIGGNEHAATLTGVPVRRIKVAVYMISALAAGIAGIIQTGWLGAVTTNIGAGMELQVIAAAVIGGANLAGGAGTASGALIGAALIEVIRNSLGLLGINAFWQGAFIGGAIVLAVLFDRIRNFRQSE, encoded by the coding sequence ATGGCAATTACGCTCGATCGGGCAGTCGGACAGAGAGACCGGGGATGGCTCTCGTTCCTGTTGGCCAGCCAGGCATTCTGGGTCCTGGTGGCGGTCATCCTCGCCTGCCTCTTCCTGTCGGTTGCCACCGACTCCTTCGCAACGGCGAAAAACCTCTACAACATCACGCGCAATTTCACCTTCGTCGCGATCATCGCTCTCGGAATGACGCTGGTCATCATTACCGGCGGCATCGATCTGTCGGTGGGTTCGGTCCTCTGCCTGTGCAGCATGGTGCTGGCAGTGGTCATGCATGCCGGTTACGGCATCGAGGTGGGTATTGCCGCCTCGATCGGCACGGCGCTGGTCGCCGGCGCATTCAACGGCGTCATGATCGCCTATCTAGGCTTTCCGCCTTTCGTGATCACCCTCGGAATGCTCTCGATCGCGCGAAGCCTGGCGATGGTCGCTTCCAACAATACGGTCGTATTCGAGTTCGGCCCGGACCACGACACGCTCCTGGCTCTTGGCGGCGGCGCCTGGTTCCTCGGCATCGCCAATCCGGTGCTCTACATGATCGTCCTGGCACTCCTCACCGGCTTCGTTCTGCGCTGGACGAAGTTCGGCCGCTACGTCTTCGCCATCGGCGGCAACGAGCATGCCGCGACGCTCACCGGCGTTCCGGTGAGAAGGATCAAGGTTGCCGTATACATGATCTCCGCGCTCGCAGCCGGCATCGCAGGCATCATCCAGACCGGCTGGCTCGGGGCCGTGACGACCAATATCGGCGCAGGAATGGAGCTTCAGGTCATCGCCGCTGCCGTCATCGGCGGCGCCAATCTTGCCGGCGGCGCCGGCACGGCCTCCGGCGCTCTGATCGGAGCTGCGCTGATCGAGGTGATCCGCAACAGCCTCGGCCTGCTCGGGATCAACGCATTCTGGCAGGGCGCCTTCATCGGCGGCGCCATCGTGCTCGCGGTGCTTTTTGACCGGATCCGAAACTTCCGGCAAAGCGAATAG